A portion of the Chaetodon trifascialis isolate fChaTrf1 chromosome 7, fChaTrf1.hap1, whole genome shotgun sequence genome contains these proteins:
- the dhx16 gene encoding pre-mRNA-splicing factor ATP-dependent RNA helicase DHX16: MSGTMANLEQWVNDRLHDILGLSDRYVSQFMIGTARKASSSQDFVNRLEQTGTIDIDQSVISFAQELYEKIPRKQVVEKPSRAMEREAIEMDRKNRTYMLLEDSDSDGDVVREKQKGKKKSKDKDKGNKRKHIRQKKESESSSEEEAPKRGHSNKSDHKSLEKEEEEEEEWEKEERERQQDIEERDAFAERVKQRDKDKTRNITERTDKKAYEEAQKRLKMAEDDQKNMLPELRKRSRWEYLKKREAEKLEDLEAEIKDDEYLFSTDDLTEREKRELEYKRTLRDLAKDYKKAGAREQEERKNRYYMPEENRSKEVPQRDLELEETPMELGGEQGRWEEERLKTASLSFGAKREREQGMRHEQEKYQLILEEDEMIDFVSTAITMKGTRTEKDQEAPALSQAELNKQSMQEVRRSLPIYPYREDLLTAIHEHQILVIEGETGSGKTTQIPQYLLEDGYTKGGMKIGCTQPRRVAAMSVAARVAQEMSVKLGNEVGYSIRFEDCTSERTVLKYMTDGMLLREFLTEPDLASYSVIIIDEAHERTLHTDILFGLIKDIARFRPDLKVLVASATLDTERFSCFFDDAPVFRIPGRRFPVDIFYTKAPEADYLEACVVSVLQIHVTQSPGDILVFLTGQEEIEACCEMLQERCRRLGSKIAELLVLPIYANLPSDMQAKIFNPTPPGARKVVVATNIAETSLTIDGIIYVIDPGFCKQKSYNARTGMESLIVTPCSRASANQRAGRAGRVAAGKCFRLYTAWAFKHEMEETTVPEIQRTNLGNVVLLLKSLGINDLIHFDFMDPPPHETLVLALEQLYALGALNHMGELTKLGRRMAELPVDPMLSKMILASEQYKCSNEVLTIAAMLSVNNSIFYRPKDKVVHADNARMNFVVPGGDHLVLLNVYTQWVESGYSTQWCYENFIQFRSMRRARDVRDQLEGLMDRIEVEVVSSQGDSLPIRKAVTAGYFYHTARLSKGGYKTVKHQQTVYVHPNSSLFEEQPRWLIYHELVFTTKEFMRQVIEIESGWLLEVAPHYYKSKELEDSSSKKMPRKQGKTKEELG, encoded by the exons ATGAGCG GCACCATGGCCAACCTAGAGCAGTGGGTGAACGACCGCCTCCACGACATCCTCGGCTTGAGTGACCGATACGTGTCTCAATTCATGATCGGCACTGCACGGAAAGCATCGAGTTCCCAGGACTTTGTGAATCGTCTGGAACAGACAGGCACGATAGACATTGACCAGAGTGTGATTTCCTTTGCGCAAGAGCTCTATGAAAAG ATTCCTCGCAAGCAGGTTGTTGAGAAACCATCCCGGGCGATGGAACGGGAAGCCATTGAAATGGACAGGAAGAATCGGACGTACATGTTACTGGAGGACAGCGACAGTGATGGAGACGTTGTACGGGAGAAGCAGAaaggtaaaaagaaaagcaaagacaaggacaaaggaaacaagaggaaacacatcagacagaagaaagagagcGAATCGTCAAGTGAGGAAGAAGCACCTAAAAG GGGTCATTCAAACAAAAGTGACCACAAGTCTCTcgagaaagaagaggaggaagaggaggagtgggagaaggaagagagagagcgacagcaGGACATTGAAGAGAGAGATGCGTTTGCTGAGCGAGtgaagcagagagacaaagacaagacCCGCAACATAACAGAGAGGACGGACAAAAAG GCTTATGAGGAAGCTCAGAAGAGGCTGAAGATGGCTGAAGATGATCAGAAGAATATG tTGCCAGAGTTGAGGAAACGCTCTCGCTGGGAGTATCTaaagaagagagaggcagagaagctCGAGGACCTGGAGGCCGAGATCAAAGACGACGAGTACCTTTTCTCCACAGACGACCtgactgagagggagaaaagagagttGGAATACAAACGCACCCTTCGTGACCTGGCTAAAGATTACAAAAAGGCCGGTGCCAgagaacaggaagagaggaagaacaggTACTACATGCCGGAAGAGAACAGAAGCAAG GAGGTGCCCCAGAGGGACCTGGAGCTGGAGGAAACTCCCATGGagctgggaggagagcagggccgctgggaggaggagaggctgaagaCGGCCTCCCTCAGCTTCGGGGCCAAGAGGGAGCGAGAACAAGGGATGAGGCATGAGCAGGAGAAGTACCAGCTGATCCTGGAAGAGGACGAGATGATCGACTTTGTCAGCACCGCCATTACGATGAAGGGAACGCGGACGGAAAAG GATCAAGAGGCCCCGGCTCTGTCCCAGGCGGAGCTGAACAAACAGTCCATGCAGGAGGTCCGACGCAGCCTGCCCATCTACCCGTACAGAGAGGACCTGCTGACTGCCATCCACGAGCACCAGATCCTGGTCATTGAGGGGGAGACGGGCTCCGGAAAGACCACCCAGATCCCACAGTACCTCTTGGAAGAT GGCTACACTAAAGGAGGCATGAAGATCGGATGTACACAGCCTCGCAGGGTGGCGGCCATGTCGGTCGCAGCCAGAGTGGCGCAGGAAATGAGCGTCAAGCTTGGGAATGAG GTGGGTTATAGTATTCGTTTTGAGGACTGCACTTCAGAGAGGACAGTGCTCAAGTACATGACAGACGGCATGCTGCTGCGAGAGTTTCTCACCGAGCCCGACCTGGCCAGCTACAG tgTGATCATCATAGACGAGGCCCACGAGCGAACGCTCCACACAGACATCCTGTTTGGTCTGATTAAAGACATCGCCCGCTTCAGACCGGACCTGAAGGTGCTGGTGGCGAGCGCCACTCTGGACACAGAGCGCTTCTCCTGCTTCTTTGACGACGCTCCTGTCTTCAGGATCCCTGGCAGGAGGTTCCCCGTCGATATCTTCTACACTAAA GCTCCGGAGGCAGACTACCTGGAAGCTTGTGTGGTGTCGGTGCTGCAGATCCACGTCACTCAGTCTCCTGGAGACATTCTGGTCTTCCTCACTGGACAG gaggagatcgAAGCGTGCTGCGAGATGCTCCAGGAGAGATGCAGGCGGCTTGGATCGAAGATAGCAGAGCTGCTGGTCCTCCCCATCTACGCCAACCTGCCGTCAGACATGCAGGCGAAGATCTTCAACCCCACCCCGCCTGGAGCCCGTAAG GTTGTGGTGGCTACCAATATAGCAGAAACCTCTCTGACCATTGATGGCATCATCTACGTCATCGACCCAGGCTTCTGCAAACAGAAGAGTTACAACGCCCGCACTGGCATGGAGTCACTCATTGTCACGCCCTGCTCACGG GCTTCAGCCAACCAGAGAGCAGGCCGAGCGGGCAGAGTGGCTGCTGGGAAATGCTTCAGGCTTTACACAGCCTGGGCCTTCAAGCATGAGATGGAGGAGACGACGGTGCCTGAGATTCAGAGGACCAACCTGGGAAATGTAGTCCTGCTGCTGAAGAGTCTGG GCATCAATGACCTCATTCACTTTGACTTCATGGACCCACCTCCTCATGAGACTCTGGTCTTGGCGCTGGAGCAGCTGTACGCGCTGGGAGCACTCAACCACATGGGGGAGCTCACCAAG CTGGGTCGCAGGATGGCTGAGCTGCCGGTGGACCCCATGCTGAGCAAGATGATCCTGGCCTCCGAGCA GTACAAATGTTCCAACGAAGTGTTGACGATAGCGGCCATGCTGTCGGTGAACAACTCCATTTTCTACCGGCCCAAAGACAAAGTGGTGCACGCCGACAACGCCAGGATGAACTTTGTGGTGCCTGGGGGAGACCACCTGGTGCTGCTCAATGTCTACACGCAG TGGGTGGAGAGCGGTTACTCCACTCAGTGGTGCTATGAGAACTTCATCCAGTTCCGCTCCATGAGACGAGCCCGCGACGTCCGGGACCAGCTGGAGGGTCTGATGGATCGCATTGAGGTGGAGGTGGTCAGCTCTCAGGGAGACAGCTTGCCCATTCGCAAG GCGGTGACGGCGGGATATTTCTATCACACGGCGCGGCTGAGCAAAGGCGGCTACAAGACGGTGAAGCACCAGCAGACGGTCTACGTCCACCCCAACAGCTCTCTGTTCGAGGAGCAGCCCCGCTGGCTCATCTACCACGAGCTGGTCTTCACCACCAAGGAGTTCATGAGACAG GTGATCGAGATAGAGAGCGGCTGGCTGCTTGAAGTGGCTCCTCACTACTACAAGAgcaaagagctggaggacagcagcagtAAGAAGATGCCCCGCAAGCAGGGGAAAACAAAGGAGGAGCTGGGCTGA